In one window of Pristiophorus japonicus isolate sPriJap1 chromosome 9, sPriJap1.hap1, whole genome shotgun sequence DNA:
- the LOC139273432 gene encoding histone H4-like, producing the protein MMSGRGKGGKGLGKGGAKRHRKVLSDNIQGITKPAIGHLDRCGSVKWISGLIYEETRGVLKGFLENVIRDVVTYTEHTKRKMVTAMDMVYALKRQGRTLYGFGG; encoded by the coding sequence ATGATGTCTGgccgaggtaaaggaggcaaaggactgggtaaaggcggagccaaACGCCACCGTAAAGTGCTCAGTGATAACATCCAGGGTATCACCAAACCTGCCATCGGCCACCTGGATCGCTGTGGCAGTGTCAagtggatctcgggcctgatctacgaggagacccgcggggtgctgaagggtttcctggagaatgtgatcagggatgtggtcacctacactgagcacacCAAACGCAAAATGGTCACAGCCATGGATATGGTGTACGCTCTGAagcggcagggccgcactctctatggattcggcggctga